A region of the Peredibacter starrii genome:
TTGAAATCGAAGACAAATTTGTAATTGGTTACGGTCTGGATTATGCCGGCCGCTACCGTGAACTACCATACATAGGAATTTTGAATGCAGGTAACTAATACTGGAAGCGTGCGAGTTGATCTCGTAGGTGGAACTCTCGACATTGAGCCGATCAACCTTATTATCAAGAACGTTGTGACCCTAAACGTGGCAACTGGTCTTAAAGCATCAGTGAGTCTTACAAAGACCGCTTTTGACGGCGTTGAAATTCACTCTGCTGACTACAATAAGACATACAAATATACATCGGCCGAACTTACTGAAGACCGTGTGGTTTATTCTCGCGACTTCGCTGAGATGACTTTCGTGCTTCAGATTCTTCGTCTCTTCAATATCAACTCACATATCAAACTTGATCTTTCTTCAGGTGCTCCTGCTGGTTCAGGTCTTGGTGGTTCATCCGCCATGGGTGTGACTCTTTACCGCGCTCTTTGTAACTTCACCGGTTACAACTATGACCGTCACACGGCAGTTATGAGAGTGAAAGCAGTTGAAAGCCGCATCCTGAATCAAGGGATGGCGGGTTACCAGGATTATTTCCCGGCCCTTACTGGCGGTGTTCTTGCAGTTAAAGGCATCGAAGGAGAAATCAAGGTTGAGCAGCTTTTCACTGACGAGCTAAAAGAAATTCTTGAAAAGCACCTGGTGCTTATTTCATCTAAACAATCACGTGCATCAGGGATCAATAACTGGGAAGTTTATAAGGGCTTCTTTGATAAGAAACCTGAAGTGATCGATGGTCTAACTCGCATTGCTGAGATCTCACACGCTTGTTATGAAGCGCTTAAGACCAAGCAGTGGGACAAGATGCTTTCACTCATCGCTCAAGAGGGCGAGCAGCGTGAGAAACTTTTCCCTGGCATCACGACCGATAAAATTCGTCAGTTTACTTCCGAGCTTAAAAAAGACGGAAATGTGATAGGATTAAAAATGTGTGGAGCTGGTGGTGGAGGTTGTTTCATCCTGGTTCACAAAGGCATTGATCCTAAAGTGATTGAGGCCCGCGTGAAAGAACACGGAATGGAAATTCTTCCTTTCAAAGTAGAGGCCCCACTCTAAAGGAACCAATTGGGAAACCCAATTAGAAACGTTGCAGGTATGAGCTTAGGCGGAGGGAGAAAAGAGAACTTCTTTTTCTCTCTCCTCGAGTATTACCCTGAGAAAAAACGCTGGTTCTTAAAATCTCTCCATCAAGTTAAAGACGAAGACATCCGCGATCGAGATGAAATCATTACGTCTTGGGTGGAAACTTATTGCTTGAAGCAACTGGTGGTAGACTTTCCCTTGAGCCGCCCACCGTGTGAGGCATCATGCCTTCCTAACTGCGAAGGAGCGAGTGTTTGTCCTCGCCATCAGGTGCAGGAAGTACGCGCAGAAATGAAAGAGCTTCTGGATGAAGACGCTCATTTTCAGAAAACCAATCCAAAAAGATATGAACAGGAACGAGTGGCCTCACTTGAAGTGGACTACTCTAAAAACCTGTTAAAGAAGAACACTGATGAGCACATGCTCTCACGCTCTTTTAAACGCAAACTCAGAAAAGGCTTCACGCCATACTGGCATCGTCCGATCGATTTTTGGGTCTGGAAAAATTACTACGATCAGCTTCTGGAAGTTTTCAAAAACTCTTATGAGTCTTTTGGTAACGTGTCCTTCATGCTGCTTTCGCGATTAAATTATCTTCTAAGACATCTTCCGAAAGATCTGACGATGTATGAATCCAATATTCAGATTTGTTTATTGGAACTCTATCGTGCTCGAATTGTGAGTAAGTCTCTTCTGCTTCAATTGTTTGATCTGGATATGGCGAGTTCCGCTCGTGAGCAGATTATCCTGAACATTGAAAAACACATGGAGATCTTCATCTACGAGAATGATCTGGAGACCATCATCAAGAATTCAAATGCCTTTGATTCCTTCATCCTTTCGGTGGTAGGACAAAGAATGCTCATGAATGGACTGCGAGAAATTCCAGAGTGGGGGAACACTGATGGCGGAAACTTTATTGTGCCGATGTTCCATCTGCAGGGATAGCATCCGTCGTTTCATACTTCAGAACTTTCACTCCAAAGTAGAGATAGATATAAACGAAGATCGTTAGGATGTTGTACACCATCCAACCGGCACCTAGTCCTGCCTGATCCACCACAAAGCTCAGACCAAAAATGGCCGCAGTCAGGGTATAGAACAGCACATAGCCTTGCGCCCAGAGTTTCGCTCGAAGGTAGAAGAAATAGAAAAACAGGTTATTCACCAGCACGAGAAACAAAAAGAAATAGAACGTGTTGTTAATAAAGCCGGCCATGCCATTAATGGTCTCTTGAGAGAAATCTTCCAGAAGAAGGTTGCTCTGGCGGATCGACTGATGAACCAGCATGGTAGAGAGGTCTTTCTTTAGCCAGTAGAGCTTCAGATAGTAGGTATTGATGATGTCCAGAATAATCAGGACGAATACAGCGCCGACAACAAATCGACGTGGTCCTACCTTCATAAAATGGGCCTTAATTTTCTCCATCATGGCCGAAAGTTTAACTTAATTATTGCAGGTTGGTAAATAGGCCTTATAGTCATACTATGGACGAGTATTTACGCCGAAGTCATGTCTTTCAAAAACGCTTGGGTAATGAGCCGCTATCTCGTAGAGAGGCACGCTACCTTTTGTTTAGAATTGCCTGTCCCCTCATGCAGGCAAAGCTTCCGCGTTTCCTGGATTTAAACAAAGTTCCCACGACATTCATTCATGGTAATCCTCATGTGGATAACTATGTTCGAACCTTCAAAGGTTCGGCCATGTTGGATTTCGATCGCTCACGCATGGGACCTTACTGCTGGGACATTATTCGATTCTTGAGTGCGCTTTCTCTTCGTCGCGAAGAGATGGACGGATTTCTTGACAACAAAGTGGTGGAGTATTTCATTGATGCTTATATCACTCACTTCATGCATCCGGACATCCCTCACAAGCAGCTAAAAATGCTTAAAGGTGTTGAGCCTGAAAAATGGCAAATGACCACAAAGGACTATCTTCGTTCTAATAAACGTTGGGCGAAGAAAATGCGCGAGAACGCCATCAGTCCTCGTAATGATCAGGTGATGAATCTTCTGAACACATTCCTTGATAGTCGAAATGATTCGGCCCTCATGAATGAGTACTTTATCTCTGAAGTGGGTCTTACTCCGGGAAGTCTGGGGAAGAAGCACTATATCTATACGCTTATGCCGAAGAACCCTGATTCTCATCAAGATGCCATCATGTTGGACATCAAAGAAGTCTATCAGGAGAAAAATAATAAGTTCTTCTTCTCACCGGTTTCTCATCACGGTCTGCGCATGATTGAGGCGAGTAAAATTTTTGCAGACGGAATGGAAGAGCGTTTAGGCTTTTGCACGTTCCAAAATAAACAATTCTGGGGACGTCAGGTTCCAAGTTTTGCGGTGAAGGTTAAAAAGTTTTTAGATAAAGAAGAACTTTGTGACTTCGCTTACTCAGTGGGATCTGAACTTGGGAAAGGTCATCGTAAAGGTCTTCAAGATCCTAAAATGGCCGAGCTCATCGAAAAAGATTTTCAGGCCAACTTCGATAAATACTACAAGATCTCAAAGCTCTTTACCTATGAACTCTCTATCGCTTTCGATACGATGATGAGAAAGATCAAGCTTTATCAAGATTACCGGAGCTGGTAATGGGCGGAGTAGGTCTCCTCTTTTTATTAGTCACATTGGGGACCCTTGTTTCAAGTCTCACGGGTCTGGGTGGTGGTACTCTCATTCTTGCGGGACTACTCGTGGTGTATCCACCTGAGCTTGCACTTCCGCTTCATGCTTTCACCCAACTTTCTGCCAATGGTCTTCGTGTTGGCGTTCATCACAAAACCGTTCACTGGAAGGTGGTGCTGGCCTACGGAATTCTCATGCTTCCGGCCGCATGGGCGGGTGCTAAGATTTTTGATCTCATCAACCCCACTTGGCTAAAACTTATTGTGGGTGTGTTTATTCTGATTTCGATTCTCCCTCTAAAAGTAAAACCCAGTGGAGAGCCGACTCTCAGAACCTTCAGCATCCTAGGTGCCTTTTCTGGTTTTCTCGGAATTTTTGTGGGAGCAGTGGGGCCAATGGTCACACCGTTCTTCAATCGCCTGAAACTTAATCGAGATGGCAACATTGCGACCAAAAGTGCGGGACAACTTCTTCTTCAAACTTCAAAGATCATCGCTTTCGGTGGAGCGGCCGGAATTAACTTTCTGACTCTAAAAGAGCACATCGGGATTCTGATCGTGGGGACACTTATCGGAGTAGGGATTTCTATTCCATTAAGTAGAAAAATCTCAGATCAAAAATTTGATCTTATCGTGAACATCATGCTGGGTGTGATTGCGCTTAAGATTTTATTTGAAGGATGCTCAGAATTACTTCTGATGTATAAATAAAAGGGCCCCAAAGGGGGCCCTTATTTTTTTAACGAAGTGGTAACAATTGAATTGAGATCACCTGACCCTGATTCGTGTAGCGGGTATCTACTCTTCCTACTTCACCCGTTTCATTATTTTTCCAACCATCAATCGTGATCATTCCAACTTCCAAGTTTCGATCGTTCAGCACATAACGAACATAACTGAAAAGCACTGTAGTATCGGCATCCGGGATGATTCCCAGTTCCGAAGGACTGAGAAGCTTTGAACGGTTAAGTTTTAATTCCTG
Encoded here:
- a CDS encoding GHMP family kinase ATP-binding protein; translation: MQVTNTGSVRVDLVGGTLDIEPINLIIKNVVTLNVATGLKASVSLTKTAFDGVEIHSADYNKTYKYTSAELTEDRVVYSRDFAEMTFVLQILRLFNINSHIKLDLSSGAPAGSGLGGSSAMGVTLYRALCNFTGYNYDRHTAVMRVKAVESRILNQGMAGYQDYFPALTGGVLAVKGIEGEIKVEQLFTDELKEILEKHLVLISSKQSRASGINNWEVYKGFFDKKPEVIDGLTRIAEISHACYEALKTKQWDKMLSLIAQEGEQREKLFPGITTDKIRQFTSELKKDGNVIGLKMCGAGGGGCFILVHKGIDPKVIEARVKEHGMEILPFKVEAPL
- a CDS encoding DUF2252 family protein — encoded protein: MDEYLRRSHVFQKRLGNEPLSRREARYLLFRIACPLMQAKLPRFLDLNKVPTTFIHGNPHVDNYVRTFKGSAMLDFDRSRMGPYCWDIIRFLSALSLRREEMDGFLDNKVVEYFIDAYITHFMHPDIPHKQLKMLKGVEPEKWQMTTKDYLRSNKRWAKKMRENAISPRNDQVMNLLNTFLDSRNDSALMNEYFISEVGLTPGSLGKKHYIYTLMPKNPDSHQDAIMLDIKEVYQEKNNKFFFSPVSHHGLRMIEASKIFADGMEERLGFCTFQNKQFWGRQVPSFAVKVKKFLDKEELCDFAYSVGSELGKGHRKGLQDPKMAELIEKDFQANFDKYYKISKLFTYELSIAFDTMMRKIKLYQDYRSW
- a CDS encoding sulfite exporter TauE/SafE family protein, translated to MGGVGLLFLLVTLGTLVSSLTGLGGGTLILAGLLVVYPPELALPLHAFTQLSANGLRVGVHHKTVHWKVVLAYGILMLPAAWAGAKIFDLINPTWLKLIVGVFILISILPLKVKPSGEPTLRTFSILGAFSGFLGIFVGAVGPMVTPFFNRLKLNRDGNIATKSAGQLLLQTSKIIAFGGAAGINFLTLKEHIGILIVGTLIGVGISIPLSRKISDQKFDLIVNIMLGVIALKILFEGCSELLLMYK